In a genomic window of Streptomyces koelreuteriae:
- a CDS encoding dioxygenase family protein produces the protein MTAALVATTGAGAASAAPVSPVQKARAAGRPLAVTPACDGHETPAAMEGPLFKPQSPERTDLVTPAIRGVRLDLSGIVYDTACKPLPGALIEFWQCDQNGDYDTAGFSLRGHQYTDGRGAFGLRTIIPRDYWGRWGQRAPHIHTQVQAPGGPALITQLYFPDDTQAYGRDFAALNAADRLINRACTITLAGPKGGRYTGAFDFVIQTTAT, from the coding sequence ATGACCGCGGCCCTCGTGGCGACGACCGGGGCCGGAGCCGCCTCGGCGGCACCGGTGAGCCCGGTGCAGAAGGCGCGAGCCGCGGGACGCCCGTTGGCGGTCACGCCTGCCTGCGACGGTCATGAGACCCCGGCGGCGATGGAGGGACCGCTCTTCAAGCCGCAGTCGCCCGAGCGGACGGACCTCGTCACCCCCGCGATCCGCGGAGTGCGGCTCGATCTGAGCGGCATCGTCTACGACACCGCCTGCAAGCCCCTGCCCGGGGCGCTCATCGAGTTCTGGCAGTGCGACCAGAACGGCGACTACGACACCGCCGGCTTCTCGCTGCGCGGACACCAGTACACCGACGGCAGGGGCGCGTTCGGGCTGCGCACGATCATCCCCCGTGACTACTGGGGCCGATGGGGCCAGCGGGCGCCGCACATCCACACCCAGGTCCAGGCGCCCGGCGGACCGGCACTCATCACGCAGCTGTACTTCCCCGACGACACCCAGGCGTACGGCCGGGACTTCGCCGCGCTCAACGCCGCGGACCGGCTCATCAACCGGGCCTGCACGATCACGCTCGCGGGCCCGAAGGGCGGCCGCTACACCGGCGCCTTCGACTTCGTCATCCAGACCACGGCCACGTAG
- a CDS encoding lamin tail domain-containing protein: MHIRLVATTAAVAGALIALTAVPAQAAEYSSALKIRGIQYDAPGRDSNSCSSGNTDDEYLTIENYSRSTTVNLKGYVVKDAAGNKFTFTASHTLQPGDYVKLRGGNGSDSDTKNVVYRDNCNFMWNNDKDTIYVYKPSGSRADVHSYTKSGSDKDGNGYITYHG, translated from the coding sequence ATGCACATACGCCTTGTCGCCACCACGGCGGCCGTTGCCGGAGCCCTGATCGCCCTGACGGCGGTTCCGGCCCAGGCTGCCGAGTACAGCTCCGCACTGAAGATCCGCGGCATCCAGTACGACGCTCCGGGACGCGACTCGAACAGCTGCTCTTCGGGGAACACCGACGACGAGTACCTGACGATCGAGAACTACTCTCGGTCGACGACCGTGAACCTCAAGGGGTACGTCGTCAAGGACGCCGCCGGCAACAAGTTCACCTTCACCGCCAGCCACACGCTGCAGCCCGGTGACTACGTGAAGCTGCGCGGCGGCAACGGGTCCGACTCCGACACGAAGAACGTCGTCTACCGCGACAACTGCAACTTCATGTGGAACAACGACAAGGACACGATCTACGTGTACAAGCCGTCCGGCAGCCGCGCCGACGTGCACTCGTACACCAAGAGCGGCTCCGACAAGGACGGCAACGGGTACATCACGTACCACGGCTGA
- a CDS encoding TerC family protein, with translation MGEVPLWLWGAFAATVVVSLAVDLLAHRTAHVIGFKEAAAWSGLWVGLALIFGGVVFLVLGGTAGTEYTTAWLLEKSLSVDNLFVFAVIFAYFKVPRAYQHRVLFFGVMGALVFRGIFLSLGVAVVSRFTAVLFAFAAILFYSTYKLLKGEEETFDPGKSFALRLLRKIVPVRDEYAGTKFFVKEAGKRVATPLLAVVAAIEAADLIFAVDSVPAVLAVSDDAFIVYTSNAFAILGLRALYFMLAGLLDRFHYLNKGLAIILGFIGVKLILQASHKMISPSIPEIPSPISLAVIVVVLAASVTLSLLRPAPAPSSVAQDERPEPRPDTAANPEPAHGPHAEAEPREDPPRSTH, from the coding sequence GTGGGTGAGGTCCCGCTGTGGTTGTGGGGAGCGTTCGCCGCGACGGTGGTGGTGTCGCTGGCGGTGGACCTGCTGGCCCACCGCACCGCGCACGTCATCGGCTTCAAGGAGGCCGCCGCCTGGAGCGGCCTGTGGGTGGGCCTCGCCCTGATCTTCGGGGGCGTCGTCTTCCTCGTCCTGGGCGGGACGGCCGGCACCGAGTACACCACCGCGTGGCTGCTGGAGAAGAGCCTGTCGGTGGACAACCTCTTCGTCTTCGCGGTGATCTTCGCCTACTTCAAGGTGCCCCGCGCCTACCAGCACCGCGTGCTGTTCTTCGGTGTGATGGGCGCCCTGGTCTTCCGGGGGATCTTCCTCTCCCTCGGCGTCGCCGTGGTCAGCCGCTTCACCGCGGTGCTGTTCGCCTTCGCCGCCATCCTCTTCTACAGCACCTACAAGCTCCTCAAGGGAGAGGAGGAGACCTTCGATCCCGGCAAGAGCTTCGCCCTGCGGCTGCTCCGCAAGATCGTCCCCGTCAGGGACGAATACGCCGGCACCAAGTTCTTCGTCAAGGAAGCCGGCAAACGCGTGGCCACCCCGCTCCTCGCGGTCGTCGCCGCGATCGAAGCGGCCGACCTGATCTTCGCCGTCGACAGCGTCCCCGCCGTCCTCGCCGTCAGCGACGACGCCTTCATCGTCTACACCAGCAACGCCTTCGCGATCCTGGGCCTGCGGGCCCTGTACTTCATGCTGGCGGGACTGCTGGACCGCTTCCACTACCTCAACAAGGGCCTGGCGATCATCCTCGGCTTCATCGGCGTCAAGCTCATCCTCCAGGCCTCGCACAAGATGATCAGCCCCAGCATCCCGGAGATCCCCTCGCCGATCAGCCTCGCGGTCATCGTCGTCGTCCTGGCCGCTTCCGTCACGCTCAGCCTGCTGCGCCCCGCCCCGGCGCCTTCCTCCGTCGCCCAGGACGAGCGGCCAGAACCACGACCGGACACGGCCGCGAATCCGGAACCCGCCCACGGCCCGCACGCGGAGGCAGAACCCAGGGAAGATCCGCCACGAAGCACGCACTGA
- a CDS encoding roadblock/LC7 domain-containing protein — MAVETDVLDELRRLRTRVPRLTGSLAATVDGLVLAHDVPEAEPEGLAALTAAALGVAYRLTDAAGRGDFRELLVRGSRGYVATYAAGTTAVLTLLAEDRVNVGRLHLEGRRSGARIADLLTTRVGPGTGRHADRPVPAEHRAAALPATARPIGTLPVRTPQRPTHQPRPQTGI; from the coding sequence ATGGCCGTCGAGACCGACGTCCTGGACGAACTGCGTCGGCTCCGCACCCGCGTACCCCGGCTGACGGGCTCCCTCGCGGCCACCGTCGACGGACTCGTCCTCGCTCACGACGTGCCGGAGGCCGAACCGGAGGGACTCGCGGCGCTCACCGCCGCCGCCCTCGGTGTCGCCTACCGCCTGACCGACGCCGCCGGCCGCGGCGACTTCCGCGAACTGCTGGTCCGCGGCTCCCGAGGCTACGTCGCGACCTACGCCGCCGGAACCACCGCCGTCCTCACCCTCCTCGCCGAGGACCGCGTCAACGTCGGCCGTCTGCACCTGGAGGGCCGGCGCAGCGGCGCCCGGATCGCCGACCTGCTGACCACACGCGTCGGCCCCGGCACCGGCCGCCACGCCGACCGGCCCGTACCCGCCGAACACCGCGCCGCGGCCCTCCCGGCCACGGCCCGCCCCATCGGCACCCTCCCGGTCCGCACACCGCAGCGGCCCACCCACCAGCCGCGCCCGCAGACCGGCATCTGA
- a CDS encoding ABC transporter permease, translating to MSPRRGHRPLERSREWGRSRDLALGARFAVTGGREGWVRMTLTAVGVGLGVALLLLCTAMPNVLASRSKVEDARYANVYAQTVPPKADNTLLIADADTTWHDDDIRGRFVEPEGTRAPLPPGVDRFPGKGEMLVSPALKDLLNSGDAKLLRERLPYKITGTIGESGLIGSHELAYYAGASGLKLTDSSLVTRLAEFGNPDATPEKTDPVLLLMVLVVFVVLLTPVAVFIAAAVRFGGERRDRRLAALRLVGSDRGMTRRIAAGEALAGALFGLVVGTGFFLLSRQKLGSGELLGVSVWPSYLDPTPALAALVAVAVPVAAVLVTLLAMRGVVVEPLGVVRAAKPSRRRLWWRLLPTLAGLAMLYPMIGQGRKDGNFNQYLVIGGVVMLLIGITALLPWVVESVVVRLGKGPLSWQLAVRRLQLSSGTAARMVNGIAVAVAGAIALQMLFTGTQSQYTENTGQDPSRVQMQVDFSRPEPLSGIEREFTGTKGVRTAVALAHSEYGDTRRDPENGDGLTVGNCAALRELATLPSCKDGDVFITRTRSGYEDPSNASEIALVKPGRQLYIDPSYDGAERGIEVPWTVPANVREVDARKDSLQDYTSLLVTPAALPDKAAPAVISNGVYLRLDPSVPDSREYIRNVAARIDPLAQTFGWSATQENAKYASIRTGLFVGSAFVLALIGASLLVSQLEQLRERKKLLSALVAFGTRRRTLSLSVLWQTALPVGLGLVLATTVGVTLGTVLLKMTRTPVAMDWASVLTMTGVGAAVVGVVTLLSLPPLLRMMRPSGLRTE from the coding sequence ATGAGTCCGCGCAGGGGGCACCGCCCGCTCGAGCGAAGCCGAGAGTGGGGGAGGTCCAGAGACCTGGCCCTGGGAGCCCGGTTCGCCGTCACCGGCGGCCGCGAGGGCTGGGTCCGCATGACGCTGACAGCGGTCGGCGTCGGCCTGGGCGTCGCTCTGCTCCTGTTGTGCACCGCGATGCCCAACGTGCTGGCCTCCCGCAGCAAGGTGGAGGACGCCCGCTACGCCAACGTGTACGCCCAGACGGTCCCGCCCAAGGCCGACAACACGCTCCTGATCGCCGACGCCGACACCACCTGGCACGACGACGACATCAGGGGCCGGTTCGTCGAACCCGAGGGCACTCGGGCGCCGCTGCCCCCGGGAGTCGACCGCTTCCCGGGCAAGGGCGAGATGCTGGTCTCTCCCGCGCTCAAGGACCTGCTGAACTCGGGTGACGCGAAACTGCTGCGGGAGCGCCTGCCGTACAAGATCACCGGCACGATCGGTGAGAGCGGGCTGATCGGCTCCCACGAACTCGCTTATTACGCGGGCGCCTCGGGGCTGAAGCTCACGGACTCCTCACTGGTGACGCGGCTGGCCGAGTTCGGCAATCCGGACGCCACGCCCGAGAAGACCGACCCGGTGCTGCTGCTCATGGTCTTGGTCGTGTTCGTGGTGCTGCTGACGCCGGTCGCCGTGTTCATCGCCGCCGCCGTCCGCTTCGGCGGCGAACGCCGGGACCGCCGCCTCGCCGCGCTGCGCCTGGTCGGCTCCGACCGGGGGATGACCCGGCGGATCGCGGCGGGCGAGGCGCTGGCCGGAGCCCTGTTCGGCCTGGTCGTGGGCACCGGCTTCTTCTTGCTGAGCCGTCAGAAGCTGGGCAGCGGCGAGTTGCTGGGCGTGAGCGTCTGGCCCAGCTACCTCGACCCCACTCCCGCGCTCGCCGCGCTGGTCGCGGTGGCGGTGCCGGTCGCCGCGGTGCTGGTCACGCTGCTCGCGATGCGCGGCGTGGTCGTCGAACCCCTCGGTGTCGTGCGCGCGGCCAAGCCGAGCCGCCGCCGGCTGTGGTGGCGGCTGCTGCCGACGCTGGCCGGCCTCGCGATGCTCTACCCGATGATCGGCCAAGGCCGCAAGGACGGAAACTTCAACCAGTACCTCGTCATCGGCGGCGTCGTGATGCTGCTGATCGGCATCACGGCCCTGCTGCCCTGGGTCGTGGAGTCGGTCGTCGTCCGGCTCGGCAAGGGCCCGCTGTCCTGGCAGTTGGCCGTACGACGGCTGCAGCTGAGCAGCGGCACCGCCGCCCGTATGGTCAACGGCATCGCCGTGGCGGTGGCCGGGGCCATCGCACTGCAGATGCTCTTCACGGGAACACAGAGCCAGTACACCGAGAACACCGGCCAGGACCCCAGCCGGGTCCAGATGCAGGTCGACTTCAGCCGCCCCGAGCCGCTGTCCGGCATCGAGCGCGAGTTCACCGGCACCAAGGGTGTCCGGACCGCGGTGGCCCTGGCCCACTCCGAGTACGGGGACACACGTCGCGACCCGGAGAACGGCGACGGCCTGACCGTGGGCAACTGCGCCGCCCTGCGCGAACTCGCCACACTGCCCTCCTGCAAGGACGGTGACGTGTTCATCACGCGGACGCGCAGCGGCTACGAGGACCCCAGCAACGCATCCGAGATCGCGCTGGTGAAGCCCGGCCGGCAGCTCTACATCGACCCGTCGTACGACGGCGCCGAACGCGGCATCGAGGTGCCCTGGACCGTTCCGGCGAACGTTCGGGAGGTGGATGCGCGCAAGGACTCACTGCAGGACTACACCAGTCTGCTGGTCACCCCCGCCGCCCTGCCCGACAAGGCCGCGCCCGCGGTGATCTCGAACGGTGTCTACCTGCGTCTGGACCCCTCGGTGCCGGACTCACGGGAGTACATCCGCAACGTCGCCGCCCGTATCGACCCCCTGGCACAGACCTTCGGCTGGTCGGCGACCCAGGAGAACGCCAAGTACGCCTCCATCCGCACCGGCCTGTTCGTCGGCTCCGCCTTCGTGCTGGCACTGATCGGAGCGAGCCTGCTGGTCTCCCAGCTGGAACAGCTCCGCGAACGCAAGAAGCTGCTCTCCGCGTTGGTCGCCTTCGGCACCCGACGCCGCACCCTCAGCCTGTCGGTGCTGTGGCAGACGGCCCTCCCGGTCGGACTCGGCCTCGTACTGGCCACCACGGTGGGTGTCACCCTCGGCACGGTGCTGCTGAAGATGACCCGTACACCGGTGGCCATGGACTGGGCGAGCGTCCTGACCATGACCGGCGTCGGCGCCGCCGTGGTCGGCGTGGTCACGCTGCTCAGCCTCCCGCCGCTGCTGCGCATGATGCGCCCCTCGGGCCTGCGCACCGAGTAA
- a CDS encoding aldehyde dehydrogenase family protein: MAVNGTRWPDPAEWSGKIYSAGWRESEGGTRQVIEPATGHALADVGIASPADVAQAGARAAQAAGDWAAAPSDRVEVLLRASAALREHGDAFRDWIVRESAGVPAKGDYEIIAALAQLTHAVGLASLPRGEVLAPQAPGGTSLAWRVPLGVVGVINPWNAPLLFAMRALAPALALGNTVLLKPDPLTPVSGGVLVARLFEDAGLPDGVLHVLPGGAETGQAVAADPHVAMVAFTGSTEAGRMVARVAGEGLKRVSLELGGKNSIVVLEDADVEAAALAGAVSTFGYQGQACVAAGRHLVHADLVEAYTDALVGRARAMRVGDPREAGVSVGPVISEQQVSRIERIVDESVAVGARVLTGGRRDGLFYPPTVLDHVGRAMPAFTEEIFGPVAPVIPFHSEAEAVEIANDTAYGLTAAVHSGSVPRATAVAEQLRTGMVHINDVSAKDAANAPFGGMGISGNGSRIGGTASLEQFTQWRWMTAPGPLPGGLTGQC; this comes from the coding sequence ATGGCTGTCAACGGCACGAGGTGGCCGGACCCGGCCGAGTGGTCCGGGAAGATCTACAGCGCGGGCTGGCGCGAGTCCGAGGGCGGCACCCGCCAGGTGATCGAACCGGCCACGGGGCACGCGCTGGCCGACGTCGGCATCGCCTCCCCCGCAGACGTCGCTCAGGCCGGCGCTCGGGCCGCCCAGGCCGCCGGCGACTGGGCGGCGGCTCCTTCCGATCGGGTCGAGGTCCTGCTGCGCGCCTCCGCCGCCCTGCGTGAACACGGCGACGCCTTCCGCGACTGGATCGTCCGCGAGTCGGCGGGCGTCCCCGCCAAGGGCGACTACGAGATCATCGCCGCCCTCGCGCAACTGACGCACGCCGTCGGACTGGCGTCCCTGCCTCGGGGTGAGGTCCTGGCCCCTCAGGCCCCCGGTGGAACGAGTCTGGCGTGGCGGGTGCCGCTCGGCGTCGTCGGTGTCATCAACCCTTGGAACGCGCCGCTCCTGTTCGCGATGCGCGCGTTGGCGCCCGCCCTCGCGCTGGGCAACACCGTGCTGCTCAAACCCGACCCGCTCACCCCGGTGTCCGGGGGTGTCCTCGTCGCGCGGCTCTTTGAGGACGCCGGACTGCCCGACGGAGTGCTGCACGTCCTGCCGGGTGGCGCGGAGACCGGGCAGGCGGTCGCGGCGGATCCGCATGTCGCCATGGTCGCGTTCACCGGCTCCACCGAGGCCGGACGCATGGTGGCCCGTGTGGCGGGTGAGGGGTTGAAGCGGGTCTCCCTGGAACTCGGCGGCAAGAACTCGATCGTCGTGCTGGAGGACGCGGACGTGGAGGCGGCCGCCCTGGCCGGAGCCGTGAGTACCTTCGGGTACCAGGGACAGGCGTGCGTCGCCGCCGGCCGTCACCTGGTCCACGCCGACCTGGTCGAGGCGTACACCGACGCGCTGGTCGGGCGCGCGCGGGCCATGCGCGTCGGCGACCCTCGCGAAGCGGGCGTCAGCGTCGGCCCGGTCATCAGCGAGCAGCAGGTCAGCAGGATCGAGCGCATCGTCGACGAGAGCGTGGCCGTCGGGGCGCGGGTGCTCACGGGCGGCCGACGCGACGGACTCTTCTACCCGCCCACCGTCCTGGACCACGTCGGACGAGCCATGCCGGCCTTCACCGAGGAGATCTTCGGTCCCGTCGCCCCGGTCATTCCCTTTCACAGCGAGGCGGAGGCCGTCGAGATCGCCAACGACACCGCGTACGGTCTGACGGCGGCCGTGCACTCCGGCTCCGTACCCAGGGCGACCGCTGTCGCCGAGCAACTGCGCACCGGCATGGTCCACATCAACGACGTCTCCGCCAAAGACGCCGCGAACGCCCCCTTCGGAGGCATGGGCATCTCCGGCAACGGCTCCCGCATCGGCGGCACAGCCAGCCTGGAACAGTTCACTCAGTGGCGCTGGATGACGGCACCGGGGCCGCTGCCGGGGGGCCTTACGGGCCAGTGCTGA
- a CDS encoding ATP-binding protein, with translation MPRALDSFIGRRRELSRLRTLVKSARLLTLTGPGGVGKTRLATEFATGLRGADRTARLVELDSVHDADRLPQAVAAALGVGERGGRTGVALLAHELGDRSMMLVLDNCEHLVEPCAQLVATLLGRCPRLRILATSREVLRVPGEVVFRVGELSLSPTGTDDPAAVLQADAVRLFVDRAGGSAPGFELHGGNARTVAEICRRLDGMPLAIELAARRTGVLPLSDILTGLDDQLTLLTDGSRTGPGRHRELAAAIDWSHRLLDPEEQTLFRRLSVLVGGFDAVGAAAVCADGQMQPRHVLRVLCALEAKSLIARMPAADAEVSARFRQLSSIRAYALERLADSGELPGTWQRADDWLTGLMEPAADQVFVDQAGGRLTEERENLAAAVAHLDGLGSAPHVPLTLALARVRFQQEQLTTARALLTRVLEHSDGPMSSRDSQGPRMSPESTGSRFSRHVGATLALAARAACQQADEGAALRFAEQAVAVERHRDDPAGLANALDARAAALLCRGEFAQAVDDFAECLDLVAALGNPRDTAWCRHHLAWALLHIGKAAEADELMAACLPQLRGQHPWCQSAAALHTAGAIRLALGDVAAAQDLFAEGLRTVPGESFHALYPLEGLAVVAAERGRMKRSLRLFAAAAQARRRLDTEPEAEWRRQVESATARAAAALPPAGRDAAVAQGRGMSWEHLIAHALLGTDEGPVPVDRTDEGRSPLTGREMMVASLVAEGLTNREVAARLDLSASTVSTHLDHVRDKLGMRSRTQIALWVAGREQRRAAAEDDPRRGEIS, from the coding sequence TTGCCACGTGCACTGGACTCCTTCATCGGACGCAGGCGCGAACTGTCCCGGCTGCGCACCCTGGTGAAGTCCGCACGGCTGCTGACGCTCACCGGTCCGGGCGGAGTCGGCAAGACCCGTCTGGCGACGGAGTTCGCCACCGGGCTGCGGGGTGCCGACAGGACGGCCCGGCTGGTCGAACTGGACTCGGTCCACGACGCCGACCGGCTGCCGCAGGCCGTGGCCGCAGCGCTGGGCGTGGGTGAGCGCGGCGGCCGGACAGGGGTCGCGCTGCTCGCCCATGAGCTCGGCGACCGTTCGATGATGCTCGTGCTGGACAACTGCGAACACCTCGTCGAGCCGTGCGCGCAGTTGGTCGCGACCCTGCTCGGCCGATGCCCCCGGCTGCGCATCCTCGCCACCAGCCGGGAAGTGCTGCGGGTGCCCGGCGAAGTCGTGTTCCGGGTCGGTGAACTGTCTCTGTCGCCGACCGGCACGGACGACCCGGCGGCCGTGCTTCAGGCGGATGCCGTCCGGCTCTTCGTGGACCGCGCGGGCGGCAGCGCACCCGGATTCGAGCTGCACGGCGGCAACGCCCGTACCGTGGCCGAGATCTGCCGACGCCTCGACGGAATGCCGCTGGCGATCGAACTGGCGGCGCGCCGTACGGGCGTCCTCCCGCTCAGCGACATCCTGACCGGCCTGGACGACCAGCTCACCCTCCTCACGGACGGCAGCAGAACCGGGCCCGGACGGCACCGCGAGCTGGCGGCCGCCATCGACTGGAGCCATCGATTACTGGATCCGGAGGAGCAGACCCTGTTTCGCCGGCTCTCGGTCCTCGTCGGCGGATTCGACGCCGTGGGTGCGGCGGCGGTCTGCGCCGACGGCCAGATGCAGCCTCGGCACGTCCTGCGGGTGTTGTGCGCGTTGGAGGCCAAGTCGCTGATCGCACGGATGCCGGCAGCGGATGCCGAAGTCAGCGCGCGTTTCCGGCAGTTGAGTTCCATCCGCGCCTACGCCCTGGAGCGCCTCGCCGACTCCGGTGAACTGCCCGGCACCTGGCAGCGGGCCGACGACTGGCTGACCGGGCTGATGGAGCCGGCCGCGGATCAGGTCTTCGTCGACCAGGCGGGCGGCCGCCTGACCGAGGAGCGGGAGAACCTCGCCGCAGCCGTCGCCCATCTCGACGGCCTCGGCAGCGCACCGCACGTACCGCTGACGCTGGCACTGGCGAGAGTGCGCTTCCAGCAGGAGCAGCTGACCACCGCCCGGGCGCTGCTGACGCGCGTGCTGGAGCACAGCGACGGCCCGATGAGCTCGCGGGACTCCCAAGGGCCGCGGATGTCACCGGAGTCAACCGGCTCGCGGTTCTCCCGGCACGTCGGGGCGACCCTGGCGCTCGCCGCCCGCGCGGCCTGCCAGCAGGCGGACGAGGGAGCCGCACTGCGCTTCGCCGAGCAGGCGGTCGCCGTCGAGCGGCACAGAGACGACCCCGCCGGACTCGCCAACGCCCTGGACGCACGCGCTGCCGCCCTGCTGTGCCGCGGCGAGTTCGCGCAGGCCGTCGACGACTTCGCGGAATGTCTGGACCTCGTCGCCGCACTCGGCAACCCCCGCGACACGGCATGGTGCCGCCACCATCTGGCCTGGGCGCTGCTGCACATCGGCAAGGCGGCCGAGGCCGACGAGCTGATGGCGGCCTGCCTGCCGCAACTGCGCGGACAGCACCCCTGGTGCCAGTCGGCGGCCGCCCTGCACACCGCCGGCGCGATCCGGCTCGCCCTGGGCGATGTCGCCGCGGCCCAGGACCTGTTCGCCGAAGGCCTGCGCACGGTGCCCGGCGAGAGCTTCCACGCGCTGTATCCGCTGGAGGGGCTTGCCGTCGTGGCGGCCGAGCGGGGCCGGATGAAGCGGTCGCTACGGCTGTTCGCGGCCGCCGCGCAGGCGCGCAGGCGGCTGGACACCGAGCCGGAGGCCGAGTGGCGACGGCAGGTCGAGTCGGCGACGGCCCGCGCCGCCGCGGCGCTGCCCCCGGCGGGGCGGGACGCCGCGGTGGCACAGGGCCGCGGGATGAGCTGGGAGCACCTGATCGCCCACGCCCTGCTCGGCACCGACGAAGGACCGGTGCCGGTCGACCGTACGGACGAAGGCCGATCCCCGCTCACGGGCCGGGAGATGATGGTGGCCTCGCTGGTCGCCGAAGGGCTGACCAACCGCGAGGTCGCCGCCCGGCTGGATCTGTCGGCGAGCACCGTCTCGACCCACCTCGACCACGTACGGGACAAGCTGGGCATGCGCTCCCGTACGCAGATCGCGCTGTGGGTGGCCGGAAGGGAACAGCGCCGGGCCGCTGCCGAGGACGATCCGCGCCGGGGCGAGATTTCGTAA
- a CDS encoding roadblock/LC7 domain-containing protein produces MANTETALKECLSSIDGATAAALVDYTSGMALGTLGSTKDFNLEVAAAGNTDVVRAKLRTMELLGLKEEIEDILITLNTQYHLIRLIKGRGGSGLFLYLVLDGSRANMAMARHQLRRIETDLEV; encoded by the coding sequence ATGGCGAACACGGAGACCGCGCTGAAGGAATGCCTGAGCTCCATCGACGGAGCCACGGCCGCCGCACTCGTCGACTACACCAGCGGCATGGCACTCGGCACCCTCGGCAGCACCAAGGACTTCAACCTGGAAGTCGCCGCAGCCGGCAACACCGACGTCGTACGGGCCAAGCTGCGCACCATGGAACTCCTGGGCCTGAAGGAGGAGATCGAGGACATCCTGATCACCCTGAACACCCAGTACCACCTCATCCGCCTGATCAAGGGGCGCGGAGGCAGCGGGCTGTTCCTCTACCTCGTGCTCGACGGCAGCCGGGCCAACATGGCGATGGCCCGCCACCAGCTCCGCCGGATCGAGACCGATCTGGAGGTCTGA
- a CDS encoding alpha/beta fold hydrolase, whose translation MPQTSATGPTHRLVPSPAGRTHLVEQGDGPLVLLLHGFPESWYAWRHQLPALAAAGYRAVAVDVRGYGRSSRPAAVDSYRMRELVEDNVAVVRALGERSAVVVGHDWGASIAATSALLRPEVFRAVGLLSVPYTPPGGPRPGEVFARMGGDEEFYVSYFQEPGRAEAEIEPDVRGWLAGFYAALSADTMPEAGAPDPHFVGPGGRLRDRFPVGRLPHWLDEADLDVFAGEFERTGMTGALNRYRNMDRDWEDLTGFAGAPVTQPSLFIGGGLDASTTWLADAIEAFPATLPGLAASHILEGCGHFPQQERPDETNRLLIEWLAGLR comes from the coding sequence ATGCCGCAGACGTCCGCCACCGGCCCGACCCACCGGCTGGTGCCTTCACCGGCCGGTCGCACACATCTCGTGGAGCAGGGAGACGGACCGCTGGTTCTGCTGCTGCACGGGTTCCCCGAGTCCTGGTACGCGTGGCGCCACCAGCTGCCGGCGCTGGCCGCCGCCGGCTACCGCGCGGTGGCCGTCGACGTCCGCGGCTACGGGCGCTCGTCCCGGCCCGCGGCGGTGGATTCGTACCGGATGCGGGAGCTGGTGGAGGACAACGTCGCCGTGGTGCGGGCACTGGGCGAGCGGTCCGCCGTGGTCGTCGGACACGACTGGGGCGCGAGCATCGCCGCGACCTCCGCGCTGCTCCGGCCCGAGGTGTTCCGCGCGGTGGGGCTCCTGAGCGTGCCCTACACCCCGCCCGGCGGCCCGAGGCCCGGCGAGGTCTTCGCCCGGATGGGCGGCGACGAGGAGTTCTACGTCTCCTACTTCCAGGAGCCCGGCCGGGCCGAGGCCGAGATCGAGCCCGACGTACGCGGCTGGCTCGCGGGCTTCTACGCCGCCCTGTCCGCCGACACGATGCCCGAAGCCGGTGCCCCCGACCCACACTTCGTCGGCCCCGGCGGAAGGCTGCGCGACCGCTTCCCCGTCGGCCGGCTCCCGCACTGGCTGGACGAGGCCGACCTCGACGTCTTCGCCGGGGAGTTCGAACGTACGGGAATGACCGGCGCCCTGAACCGCTACCGCAACATGGATCGGGACTGGGAGGACCTGACCGGCTTCGCCGGCGCTCCCGTCACCCAGCCGTCGCTGTTCATCGGCGGCGGCCTGGACGCGTCCACGACCTGGCTGGCCGACGCGATCGAGGCGTTCCCGGCCACGCTGCCCGGCCTGGCGGCTTCACACATCCTGGAGGGCTGCGGCCACTTCCCGCAGCAGGAACGGCCCGACGAGACCAATCGGCTCCTGATCGAGTGGCTCGCGGGTCTTCGCTGA
- a CDS encoding GNAT family N-acetyltransferase, protein MSWLPDDFVHPLLVPLPGGGHHLRPIREADTPLDYPAVMGSRERLWTIFGPAWGWPAATMTYEADQADLLRHEKEIAAHQSFNYALFDAAETALLGCVYIDPPERAGADGEISWWVVDELVGSKVEQALAALVPQWIAADWPFEKPRFLGREISWSDWLALPEHPDT, encoded by the coding sequence ATGAGCTGGCTCCCCGATGACTTCGTCCACCCCCTCCTGGTACCGCTGCCGGGCGGTGGCCATCACCTGCGGCCGATCCGGGAAGCGGACACCCCGCTCGACTATCCGGCCGTGATGGGTTCGCGCGAGCGGCTGTGGACCATCTTCGGCCCGGCCTGGGGCTGGCCCGCGGCCACCATGACCTACGAGGCCGACCAGGCCGACCTGTTGCGGCATGAGAAGGAGATCGCCGCACACCAGTCCTTCAACTACGCGCTGTTCGACGCGGCGGAGACAGCTCTGCTCGGCTGTGTCTACATCGACCCACCGGAGAGGGCCGGCGCGGACGGCGAGATCTCCTGGTGGGTGGTGGACGAGCTCGTGGGCAGCAAGGTCGAGCAGGCCCTCGCCGCGCTGGTGCCGCAGTGGATCGCCGCCGACTGGCCGTTCGAGAAGCCGCGCTTCCTCGGCCGCGAGATCTCCTGGTCGGACTGGCTCGCCCTGCCGGAGCATCCCGACACCTAA